A region from the Drosophila mauritiana strain mau12 chromosome 2L, ASM438214v1, whole genome shotgun sequence genome encodes:
- the LOC117135331 gene encoding probable cGMP 3',5'-cyclic phosphodiesterase subunit delta: MGSDDQSAGDRIQKGFQINYMILRDADSGKIIWQENKDFSAPDQEHEARVPVKILDMRAVSREINFSTIESMENFRLDQKVLFKGRIMEEWFFEMGFVGANTTNTWQSTIEAAPESQMMPAKVLNGNVTIQTSFYDNETLITKSVVRLYYI, encoded by the coding sequence ATGGGCTCCGACGACCAGAGTGCCGGGGACAGGATCCAGAAGGGATTCCAGATCAACTACATGATTCTGCGGGATGCCGACAGCGGAAAGATAATCTGGCAGGAGAACAAGGACTTCTCGGCACCGGACCAGGAGCATGAGGCCCGGGTGCCGGTGAAAATACTGGACATGCGTGCCGTTTCCCGGGAGATCAACTTCAGCACCATCGAGTCGATGGAGAACTTTCGCCTGGACCAGAAGGTGCTCTTCAAGGGGCGCATCATGGAGGAGTGGTTCTTCGAGATGGGATTCGTGGGCGCCAACACCACCAACACCTGGCAGTCGACAATCGAGGCGGCACCCGAATCCCAGATGATGCCTGCCAAGGTCTTGAACGGCAATGTGACTATCCAAACCAGTTTCTACGACAACGAGACACTCATCACCAAATCGGT
- the LOC117135330 gene encoding trafficking protein particle complex subunit 4, whose translation MIIYGVYIVSKSGGLIFNLDNNVPRIEHEKTFTYPLDLVLDYDSKKVSVSFNRKDGINVGHVLVAINGMPVNGVTLDDGRDVRTTLEAPENYPINLKFSRPKMTTNEKIFLASMFYPLFAIASQLSPEPKSSGIEILEADTFTLHCFQTLTGIKFIIISETGLNGIDLLLRKVYELYSDYVLKNPFYSLEMPIRCELFDNKLQELLAQVEKTGISNIDK comes from the exons ATGATTATATATGGCGTCTATATAGTTAGTAAATCGGGTGGCCTTATATTCAACCTGGACAACAATGTGCCGCGCATCGAGCACGAGAAGACCTTTACATACCCACTGGACTTGGTGCTGGACTACGATTCCAAGAAGGTATCGGTGTCGTTTAACAGAAAGGATGGAATAAATG TGGGCCATGTCCTGGTGGCGATCAACGGTATGCCCGTCAATGGAGTCACCCTGGATGATGGACGCGATGTGAGGACGACACTGGAGGCACCGGAGAACTATCCCATTAACCTGAAGTTCAGCCGGCCAAAGATGACCACCAACGAGAAAATCTTCCTGGCCAGCATGTTCTACCCGCTGTTCGCCATCGCCAGCCAACTGAGTCCGGAGCCCAAGAGTTCCGGCATCGAGATCCTAGAGGCGGACACCTTCACGCTGCACTGCTTCCAAACGCTGACCGGAATCAAGTTCATTATAATCTCGGAAACGGGTCTCAATGGCATTGATCTGCTGCTGCGAAAGGTTTACGAGCTGTACTCGGACTACGTGCTCAAAAACCCCTTCTACTCCCTGGAGATGCCCATCCGATGCGAGCTCTTCGACAACAAGCTCCAAGAGCTCCTCGCCCAGGTCGAGAAGACGGGCATCAGCAATATCGATAAATAA
- the LOC117135327 gene encoding transcription factor HNF-4 homolog isoform X2, whose product MYASMLPSLLNMKTENLTNSSYDDAFLLEENLLHIMESESHIMHADALASAYPAASQPHSPIGHALSPNGGGLGLSNSSNQSSENFALCNGNGNAGSAGGGSASSGSNNNNSMFSPNNNLSGSGSGASSSQQQLQQQQQQQSPTVCAICGDRATGKHYGASSCDGCKGFFRRSVRKNHQYTCRFARNCVVDKDKRNQCRYCRLRKCFKAGMKKEAVQNERDRISCRRTSNDDPDPGNGLSVISLVKAENESRQSKAGAAMEPNINEDLSNKQFASINDVCESMKQQLLTLVEWAKQIPAFNELQLDDQVALLRAHAGEHLLLGLSRRSMHLKDVLLLSNNCVITRHCPDPLVSPNLDISRIGARIIDELVTVMKDVGIDDTEFACIKALVFFDPNAKGLNEPHRIKSLRHQILNNLEDYISDRQYESRGRFGEILLILPVLQSITWQMIEQIQFAKIFGVAHIDSLLQEMLLGGELADNPLPLSPPNQSNDYQSPTHTGNMEGGSQVNSSLDSLATSGGPGSHSLDLEVQHIQALIEANSADDSFRAYAASTAAAAAAAVSSSSSAPASVAPASISPPLNSPKSQHQHQQHATHQQQQESSYLDMPVKHYNGSRSGPLPTQHSPQRMHPYQRAVASPAEVSSGGGGLGLRNPADITLNEYNRSEGSSAEELLLRTPLKIRAPELLTAPAGYGMEPCRMTLKQEPETGY is encoded by the exons AATCGGAGAGCCACATAATGCACGCGGATGCCCTGGCCTCTGCCTATCCGGCTGCCTCGCAGCCCCACAGTCCGATCGGCCACGCCCTCAGCCCCAATGGCGGTGGGCTAGGGTTGAGCAACAGTAGCAACCAGAGCAGCGAGAACTTTGCGCTCTgcaacggaaacggaaatgcgGGCAGCGCAGGAGGCGGAAGTGccagcagtggcagcaacaataacaacagcatGTTCTCGCCCAACAACAACCTGAGCGGAAGCGGTAGTGGGGCCAGCAGCAGTCAGCAGCaattgcaacagcagcaacaacagcaatcaCCGACAGTCTGCGCCATTTGTGGAGATCGGGCGACGGGGAAACATTATGGAGCCTCCAGCTGCGACGGATGCAAAGGATTCTTCAGGAGGAGTGTCAGGAAAAATCATCAGTACACTTGCAG ATTTGCGCGCAACTGCGTTGTGGACAAGGACAAGCGGAATCAGTGCCGCTACTGCCGGCTGAGGAAGTGCTTCAAGGCGGGCATGAAGAAGGAGGCGGTGCAAAACGAGCGGGATCGCATTAGCTGCCGCCGCACCTCCAATGACGACCCGGATCCGGGCAATGGGCTGTCTGTGATCTCCTTGGTGAAGGCGGAGAATGAGTCGCGCCAGTCGAAGGCAGGCGCTGCCATGGAGCCAAACATTAACGAGGACCTCTCCAACAAGCAGTTCGCGAGCATCAACGATGTCTGCGAGTCGATGAAGCAGCAGTTGCTGACCCTGGTGGAGTGGGCCAAGCAGATTCCGGCCTTTAACGAGCTGCAGCTGGATGACCAGGTGGCCCTGCTACGCGCCCATGCTGGCGAGCATTTGCTCCTCGGCCTGTCTCGTCGTTCGATGCACTTGAAGGATGTTCTCCTGCTGAGCAACAACTGTGTGATCACGAGGCACTGTCCAG ATCCCCTTGTGTCGCCGAATTTGGACATCTCGCGGATCGGCGCGCGCATCATCGATGAACTGGTGACGGTCATGAAGGATGTGGGTATCGATGACACTGAATTCGCTTGCATAAAGGCCCTAGTCTTCTTCGATCCCA ATGCCAAGGGTCTTAATGAACCGCATCGCATCAAATCGCTTCGGCATCAGATACTCAATAATCTCGAGGACTACATATCAGATCGGCAATACGAGTCGCGCGGTCGCTTTGGCGAGATCCTGCTCATACTGCCGGTTCTGCAGTCTATTACCTGGCAGATGATCGAGCAGATCCAGTTTGCCAAGATCTTTGGAGTGGCCCACATTGATTCATTACTGCAGGAAATGTTGTTGGGAG GAGAGTTGGCCGACAATCCTCTGCCGCTATCGCCGCCCAATCAGTCGAATGACTACCAGAGTCCCACCCACACAGGCAACATGGAGGGCGGTAGTCAAGTTAACTCCTCTCTGGACTCGCTGGCCACGTCTGGTGGTCCTGGCTCGCATAGTCTGGACCTGGAGGTGCAGCACATCCAGGCTCTTATCGAGGCGAACAGTGCGGATGATTCCTTCCGGGCCTACGCGGCCAGCACTGCAGCGGCAGCCGCTGCGGCCgtctcgtcctcctcctctgcACCCGCATCCGTTGCTCCAGCCTCGATCTCTCCTCCGCTCAATAGCCCCAAGTCACAACATCAACATCAGCAACATGCGAcgcaccagcaacaacaggaGAGCTCCTACTTGGACATGCCCGTAAAGCACTACAATGGCAGTCGGTCCGGACCGCTGCCAACACAGCACAGTCCCCAGAGGATGCATCCCTACCAAAGAGCGGTAGCCTCGCCGGCCGAAGTGTCCAGTGGTGGTGGCGGATTGGGTCTGCGCAATCCTGCTGATATTACGCTCAACGAGTACAACCGAAGCGAGGGCAGCAGCGCCGAGGAGCTACTGCTACGAACTCCACTGAAGATCCGGGCTCCCGAGCTGCTAACCGCACCCGCTGGTTACGGAATGG AACCCTGTCGCATGACACTTAAGCAGGAGCCAGAGACTGGTTACTAG
- the LOC117135327 gene encoding transcription factor HNF-4 homolog isoform X1 — protein MVRKSGRVKISSRDRVAVGNILLRGKVGGRRVAVAAVEEEGAGQRRRRRDSSASRTASSDESESHIMHADALASAYPAASQPHSPIGHALSPNGGGLGLSNSSNQSSENFALCNGNGNAGSAGGGSASSGSNNNNSMFSPNNNLSGSGSGASSSQQQLQQQQQQQSPTVCAICGDRATGKHYGASSCDGCKGFFRRSVRKNHQYTCRFARNCVVDKDKRNQCRYCRLRKCFKAGMKKEAVQNERDRISCRRTSNDDPDPGNGLSVISLVKAENESRQSKAGAAMEPNINEDLSNKQFASINDVCESMKQQLLTLVEWAKQIPAFNELQLDDQVALLRAHAGEHLLLGLSRRSMHLKDVLLLSNNCVITRHCPDPLVSPNLDISRIGARIIDELVTVMKDVGIDDTEFACIKALVFFDPNAKGLNEPHRIKSLRHQILNNLEDYISDRQYESRGRFGEILLILPVLQSITWQMIEQIQFAKIFGVAHIDSLLQEMLLGGELADNPLPLSPPNQSNDYQSPTHTGNMEGGSQVNSSLDSLATSGGPGSHSLDLEVQHIQALIEANSADDSFRAYAASTAAAAAAAVSSSSSAPASVAPASISPPLNSPKSQHQHQQHATHQQQQESSYLDMPVKHYNGSRSGPLPTQHSPQRMHPYQRAVASPAEVSSGGGGLGLRNPADITLNEYNRSEGSSAEELLLRTPLKIRAPELLTAPAGYGMEPCRMTLKQEPETGY, from the exons ATGGTGCGCAAGTCCGGTAGAGTTAAGATTTCTAGTCGCGATCGCGTTGCCGTTGGCAACATTCTGTTGCGTGGCAAAGTGGGCGGTAGGCGGGTGGCAGTTGCAGCGGTAGAGGAGGAGGGGGCGGGGCAACGTCGACGGAGGCGCGACAGCAGCGCCAGCCGAACTGCATCCAGTGACG AATCGGAGAGCCACATAATGCACGCGGATGCCCTGGCCTCTGCCTATCCGGCTGCCTCGCAGCCCCACAGTCCGATCGGCCACGCCCTCAGCCCCAATGGCGGTGGGCTAGGGTTGAGCAACAGTAGCAACCAGAGCAGCGAGAACTTTGCGCTCTgcaacggaaacggaaatgcgGGCAGCGCAGGAGGCGGAAGTGccagcagtggcagcaacaataacaacagcatGTTCTCGCCCAACAACAACCTGAGCGGAAGCGGTAGTGGGGCCAGCAGCAGTCAGCAGCaattgcaacagcagcaacaacagcaatcaCCGACAGTCTGCGCCATTTGTGGAGATCGGGCGACGGGGAAACATTATGGAGCCTCCAGCTGCGACGGATGCAAAGGATTCTTCAGGAGGAGTGTCAGGAAAAATCATCAGTACACTTGCAG ATTTGCGCGCAACTGCGTTGTGGACAAGGACAAGCGGAATCAGTGCCGCTACTGCCGGCTGAGGAAGTGCTTCAAGGCGGGCATGAAGAAGGAGGCGGTGCAAAACGAGCGGGATCGCATTAGCTGCCGCCGCACCTCCAATGACGACCCGGATCCGGGCAATGGGCTGTCTGTGATCTCCTTGGTGAAGGCGGAGAATGAGTCGCGCCAGTCGAAGGCAGGCGCTGCCATGGAGCCAAACATTAACGAGGACCTCTCCAACAAGCAGTTCGCGAGCATCAACGATGTCTGCGAGTCGATGAAGCAGCAGTTGCTGACCCTGGTGGAGTGGGCCAAGCAGATTCCGGCCTTTAACGAGCTGCAGCTGGATGACCAGGTGGCCCTGCTACGCGCCCATGCTGGCGAGCATTTGCTCCTCGGCCTGTCTCGTCGTTCGATGCACTTGAAGGATGTTCTCCTGCTGAGCAACAACTGTGTGATCACGAGGCACTGTCCAG ATCCCCTTGTGTCGCCGAATTTGGACATCTCGCGGATCGGCGCGCGCATCATCGATGAACTGGTGACGGTCATGAAGGATGTGGGTATCGATGACACTGAATTCGCTTGCATAAAGGCCCTAGTCTTCTTCGATCCCA ATGCCAAGGGTCTTAATGAACCGCATCGCATCAAATCGCTTCGGCATCAGATACTCAATAATCTCGAGGACTACATATCAGATCGGCAATACGAGTCGCGCGGTCGCTTTGGCGAGATCCTGCTCATACTGCCGGTTCTGCAGTCTATTACCTGGCAGATGATCGAGCAGATCCAGTTTGCCAAGATCTTTGGAGTGGCCCACATTGATTCATTACTGCAGGAAATGTTGTTGGGAG GAGAGTTGGCCGACAATCCTCTGCCGCTATCGCCGCCCAATCAGTCGAATGACTACCAGAGTCCCACCCACACAGGCAACATGGAGGGCGGTAGTCAAGTTAACTCCTCTCTGGACTCGCTGGCCACGTCTGGTGGTCCTGGCTCGCATAGTCTGGACCTGGAGGTGCAGCACATCCAGGCTCTTATCGAGGCGAACAGTGCGGATGATTCCTTCCGGGCCTACGCGGCCAGCACTGCAGCGGCAGCCGCTGCGGCCgtctcgtcctcctcctctgcACCCGCATCCGTTGCTCCAGCCTCGATCTCTCCTCCGCTCAATAGCCCCAAGTCACAACATCAACATCAGCAACATGCGAcgcaccagcaacaacaggaGAGCTCCTACTTGGACATGCCCGTAAAGCACTACAATGGCAGTCGGTCCGGACCGCTGCCAACACAGCACAGTCCCCAGAGGATGCATCCCTACCAAAGAGCGGTAGCCTCGCCGGCCGAAGTGTCCAGTGGTGGTGGCGGATTGGGTCTGCGCAATCCTGCTGATATTACGCTCAACGAGTACAACCGAAGCGAGGGCAGCAGCGCCGAGGAGCTACTGCTACGAACTCCACTGAAGATCCGGGCTCCCGAGCTGCTAACCGCACCCGCTGGTTACGGAATGG AACCCTGTCGCATGACACTTAAGCAGGAGCCAGAGACTGGTTACTAG
- the LOC117135327 gene encoding transcription factor HNF-4 homolog isoform X3 produces the protein MKHPQDLSVTDGQQLMKVNKVEKMEQEVHDPESESHIMHADALASAYPAASQPHSPIGHALSPNGGGLGLSNSSNQSSENFALCNGNGNAGSAGGGSASSGSNNNNSMFSPNNNLSGSGSGASSSQQQLQQQQQQQSPTVCAICGDRATGKHYGASSCDGCKGFFRRSVRKNHQYTCRFARNCVVDKDKRNQCRYCRLRKCFKAGMKKEAVQNERDRISCRRTSNDDPDPGNGLSVISLVKAENESRQSKAGAAMEPNINEDLSNKQFASINDVCESMKQQLLTLVEWAKQIPAFNELQLDDQVALLRAHAGEHLLLGLSRRSMHLKDVLLLSNNCVITRHCPDPLVSPNLDISRIGARIIDELVTVMKDVGIDDTEFACIKALVFFDPNAKGLNEPHRIKSLRHQILNNLEDYISDRQYESRGRFGEILLILPVLQSITWQMIEQIQFAKIFGVAHIDSLLQEMLLGGELADNPLPLSPPNQSNDYQSPTHTGNMEGGSQVNSSLDSLATSGGPGSHSLDLEVQHIQALIEANSADDSFRAYAASTAAAAAAAVSSSSSAPASVAPASISPPLNSPKSQHQHQQHATHQQQQESSYLDMPVKHYNGSRSGPLPTQHSPQRMHPYQRAVASPAEVSSGGGGLGLRNPADITLNEYNRSEGSSAEELLLRTPLKIRAPELLTAPAGYGMEPCRMTLKQEPETGY, from the exons AATCGGAGAGCCACATAATGCACGCGGATGCCCTGGCCTCTGCCTATCCGGCTGCCTCGCAGCCCCACAGTCCGATCGGCCACGCCCTCAGCCCCAATGGCGGTGGGCTAGGGTTGAGCAACAGTAGCAACCAGAGCAGCGAGAACTTTGCGCTCTgcaacggaaacggaaatgcgGGCAGCGCAGGAGGCGGAAGTGccagcagtggcagcaacaataacaacagcatGTTCTCGCCCAACAACAACCTGAGCGGAAGCGGTAGTGGGGCCAGCAGCAGTCAGCAGCaattgcaacagcagcaacaacagcaatcaCCGACAGTCTGCGCCATTTGTGGAGATCGGGCGACGGGGAAACATTATGGAGCCTCCAGCTGCGACGGATGCAAAGGATTCTTCAGGAGGAGTGTCAGGAAAAATCATCAGTACACTTGCAG ATTTGCGCGCAACTGCGTTGTGGACAAGGACAAGCGGAATCAGTGCCGCTACTGCCGGCTGAGGAAGTGCTTCAAGGCGGGCATGAAGAAGGAGGCGGTGCAAAACGAGCGGGATCGCATTAGCTGCCGCCGCACCTCCAATGACGACCCGGATCCGGGCAATGGGCTGTCTGTGATCTCCTTGGTGAAGGCGGAGAATGAGTCGCGCCAGTCGAAGGCAGGCGCTGCCATGGAGCCAAACATTAACGAGGACCTCTCCAACAAGCAGTTCGCGAGCATCAACGATGTCTGCGAGTCGATGAAGCAGCAGTTGCTGACCCTGGTGGAGTGGGCCAAGCAGATTCCGGCCTTTAACGAGCTGCAGCTGGATGACCAGGTGGCCCTGCTACGCGCCCATGCTGGCGAGCATTTGCTCCTCGGCCTGTCTCGTCGTTCGATGCACTTGAAGGATGTTCTCCTGCTGAGCAACAACTGTGTGATCACGAGGCACTGTCCAG ATCCCCTTGTGTCGCCGAATTTGGACATCTCGCGGATCGGCGCGCGCATCATCGATGAACTGGTGACGGTCATGAAGGATGTGGGTATCGATGACACTGAATTCGCTTGCATAAAGGCCCTAGTCTTCTTCGATCCCA ATGCCAAGGGTCTTAATGAACCGCATCGCATCAAATCGCTTCGGCATCAGATACTCAATAATCTCGAGGACTACATATCAGATCGGCAATACGAGTCGCGCGGTCGCTTTGGCGAGATCCTGCTCATACTGCCGGTTCTGCAGTCTATTACCTGGCAGATGATCGAGCAGATCCAGTTTGCCAAGATCTTTGGAGTGGCCCACATTGATTCATTACTGCAGGAAATGTTGTTGGGAG GAGAGTTGGCCGACAATCCTCTGCCGCTATCGCCGCCCAATCAGTCGAATGACTACCAGAGTCCCACCCACACAGGCAACATGGAGGGCGGTAGTCAAGTTAACTCCTCTCTGGACTCGCTGGCCACGTCTGGTGGTCCTGGCTCGCATAGTCTGGACCTGGAGGTGCAGCACATCCAGGCTCTTATCGAGGCGAACAGTGCGGATGATTCCTTCCGGGCCTACGCGGCCAGCACTGCAGCGGCAGCCGCTGCGGCCgtctcgtcctcctcctctgcACCCGCATCCGTTGCTCCAGCCTCGATCTCTCCTCCGCTCAATAGCCCCAAGTCACAACATCAACATCAGCAACATGCGAcgcaccagcaacaacaggaGAGCTCCTACTTGGACATGCCCGTAAAGCACTACAATGGCAGTCGGTCCGGACCGCTGCCAACACAGCACAGTCCCCAGAGGATGCATCCCTACCAAAGAGCGGTAGCCTCGCCGGCCGAAGTGTCCAGTGGTGGTGGCGGATTGGGTCTGCGCAATCCTGCTGATATTACGCTCAACGAGTACAACCGAAGCGAGGGCAGCAGCGCCGAGGAGCTACTGCTACGAACTCCACTGAAGATCCGGGCTCCCGAGCTGCTAACCGCACCCGCTGGTTACGGAATGG AACCCTGTCGCATGACACTTAAGCAGGAGCCAGAGACTGGTTACTAG